The genomic window AAGCTTTGTTCCTTCATCGCCATCGATATTTGTTGCTAACTCTTCTTCATCTACTAAAGAGATCACTAACTTCTCTGCTGTCTGATAAGCAAGATTTTCAGTCGTCGCATCGACGCCTTTGATCAGATCAGGAACGGCTTTTAAGGTATCCATAAATGAACGATCTTTCAAATATACGAAGTGCAGCTTACCATCATTGATTTCGGCTTTTGGTAAAAGTGTTTCAAAGCCACCGACTGAGTTCGTCAAACCGATCAACAGTGTACTACTTTCGATTTCTTCATCTACACCGTCAACTTCTACACGGAACGTATAGGATTGCGTATTCGTCAGTTGCTTGAAACCTGAAACAAAATAAGCCATTTTGCCTAGTTTGGTTTTCTTTTCAGGATCAACATCATTGATGGCTTCTGGAATCGTTCCGATCGCAACAACGTTCATAAAATATTGATCATTGATCTTACCAATATCTAACGACTTGGTTGATTCGATTGAAAGATGTTCCAGCGCTTCTTCAGGTTCTAAAGGAATGTCCAACGCTCGGGCTAAGTCATTCACTGTGCCCAATGGAAAGAAGCCAAAATTGGGGCGATGCGCTTGTTCTGCCAAGCCGCTGATAGCTTCATTCACCGTACCATCCCCGCCCATCGCAAAGACACTATGGATTTGATCGGCGGCAGCTTCTTGCGCAAACTTCGTCGCATCCCCACTTTTTTCCGTATGCAAAACTGTCACTTCATCAAAAAGAGTACGCAATTTGTTTTCTGCCATTTCTTCATATTCTTTTGCTTTTTCTCCTCCAGAACTAGGGTTAACGATCAGCAATGCTTTTTTCATACGATTTCTTCCTTTCTTGTTTGTTCTTTCTATTACAATAACATAAAACAAGAAAATTCTAAGTGATGATGCTACAAGAGAACACGCTAAAAAAGCCGTAGATCCTGAATACAGCATCCACAGCTTTTCAATAGTTATGATTGATTTGATGTAACAAGTACTGTCGCGCGAAATGCACCACATGACTCACTAAGAAAAGGCATTCGGAAGCACGGCTTATTCGGCTTTAACATCTCGTTGATCTACTTTCATGATCTCTTGTATCGATACTTGAAATAAAAAATAAACACTCACTTAAATTGATTATTGCACCTATCCATTTTTTGTTGAGGTCATGACGTTCGATCACTCATAAAACCAAATAAGCGGTGCTTCCGAAACACTTAGCTTATTGTGATTGCCAGTCTGCTGGATAAGTCACGTAGATAAAACGTGCTTCCCCAGTTACTGAGAACTGGATACTCGTACTTTTCGGAATCAAGATCAGTTCGCCAGCTTTTGCAGAGACTTTACGCCCGTCGATCAATATATCTAGCTGACCAGAAATCACGTAATCGATTTCGTCATATTCCAATGTCCAGTCAAAAGTCGTATCCGTCATTTCCATGATGCCGCAACCAAGGCGTGGACTTTCTTGTAATGAAAAGAGATCTTTCGTGTATACTCGATCCGCAGGGTTTCCTGTATCAAGACGATCTTCTTCAGAGACAGTCATTTCTGCTAGTCTAATTGAAGCCACTCCACTAGGATCGACCTGTTTTGCCGGCATCAATTTTTCCATCACTAATTGTCGTACTAAGTTTTCGATCATTTGACGATCCAATTCTGCCATTTTCGTTACGCTCCTATTCTACGATCGTTTGCTCTTTTGCAGTCGTTTTTTCTTTTACAGTTACTTCTTTTTCTTTCCCTAATAAACGATTCGCCATGAACACTGCCACAAAGATCGCAGTGATCCCGCCAACGATTTTTCCGACCATCATCGGGAAAATCATTTCTTTTGCCACACCGGCAGTGAAGCCTAAGTGATCGCCTAAGATGAATGAAGCAGACACTGCAAATGCCACGTTGATGATTTTTCCACGGCGATCCATATCTTTCAACATTTGGAACATTGGGATGTTGTTTGCTAATGTAGCCACCATGCCGGCAGCTGCAATTTCATTCATGCCTAACACTTTTCCTAATTTCATCAATGGTTTATTGAATACTCGCGTGATCACAGCGACTAA from Enterococcus sp. DIV1094 includes these protein-coding regions:
- a CDS encoding cupin domain-containing protein, translated to MAELDRQMIENLVRQLVMEKLMPAKQVDPSGVASIRLAEMTVSEEDRLDTGNPADRVYTKDLFSLQESPRLGCGIMEMTDTTFDWTLEYDEIDYVISGQLDILIDGRKVSAKAGELILIPKSTSIQFSVTGEARFIYVTYPADWQSQ
- a CDS encoding diacylglycerol/lipid kinase family protein, with the translated sequence MKKALLIVNPSSGGEKAKEYEEMAENKLRTLFDEVTVLHTEKSGDATKFAQEAAADQIHSVFAMGGDGTVNEAISGLAEQAHRPNFGFFPLGTVNDLARALDIPLEPEEALEHLSIESTKSLDIGKINDQYFMNVVAIGTIPEAINDVDPEKKTKLGKMAYFVSGFKQLTNTQSYTFRVEVDGVDEEIESSTLLIGLTNSVGGFETLLPKAEINDGKLHFVYLKDRSFMDTLKAVPDLIKGVDATTENLAYQTAEKLVISLVDEEELATNIDGDEGTKLPVTIQVLPSHLSVYC